The Manis javanica isolate MJ-LG chromosome 13, MJ_LKY, whole genome shotgun sequence region GGGCTAGCTCGTGTTTTTATGTAACATAGGAGGAAAGACTATCCCAGGGATCTTCACAAAGAACATTCTAGGCTGTATCTGGGGTCCCTTCATGTATCAGAAGCTACTTCTAGGGTCTGTCTACAGTAGGGAGAGTTTGAGGAGTAAAGCTGCAGTTACTGGCAAGACTGGCTCAGGGCTTCCATGATGGGCAGAGGTGCTGTTTCTGGGGTCTGTCCACATCTTGGAAGTATGTCAGGGGTCTGCCTAACTGCAGGGTGATCTCAGCGGCCTGTGACTAGCGAAGGAGCGAATTCAGGGTTTTGcatcagaggtcagcaaacttcttGTGTGAAGTGCCATATAGTACATATCTTGGGCTTTGAAGGCCTAAGATGTGTTGTAACAACTATGTTGTAACAAATCAACTCTGCTGTTGAGTGAAAGTGGTCACAGACAATAATTAAGTGAATGAACATGgttgtgtgccaataaaactttatttataaaaaccagTGTAAGGCCAGAATTTCCTGACCCCTGTTCTTTGTGAGCCTGGAGGGGAAGGCTCTGTGGGAGTCCCAGGCCTGCCTGAGTCCTCTCTCTGCGCCCCCCTGCACCCTTCTCCTACCAGGATCCTGCGCATCCAGAAAGAAGCTCCCACACTGCAGCGGAAGGAGCCCCCACCCTCAGTGCTGGAGGCTGACCTGACGGAGGGTGACCTGGCCAACTCCCACCTGCCCTCTGAGGTGCTCTACATGCTCAAGAATGTCCGGTCAGTATCAGGGTGCAGGCGGGGGGCTGCAGAATCGGGGACCTGACCTGACCGGCTTAGTtgcccctcccctttccccctccaACAGGGTGCTGGGCCACTTCGAGAAGCCGCTCTTCCTGGAGCTCTGCCGACACATGGTCTTCCAGCGGCTCAGCCAGGGTGACTATGTCCTCCGGCCGGGCCAGCCAGACGCCAGCATCTACGTGGTGCAGGAGGGGCTGCTGGAGCTCTGTTTGCCAGGACCTGTGAGTGGACCTCCCCAAGGGTAGCAGTCCTTGGGTCAGGAGGGTTGAAGGTCTTCTGAGATGTGTCGGCAGGAGTCAGGAACAGATGCCCAAGGGTGTCTGAAGTGGTCCACGGTCACGGTTAGTGACGGCCAGGAAGAGGATGCTCATCGTTATGACCGCAGGGTTCTGGGATCGAGGGTCAGTGATCACCgggtgggtgagggtgagggccagTGGCACGATCAGGGGGCGGACTTCCCATTGGCAGTGCCAAGGCAGCCCTGGTCAGCGGCCCCCCACCATTCTCAGGACGGGAAGGAGTGTGTAGTGAAGGAAGTGGTCCCCGGGGACAGCGTCAACAGCCTTTTGAGCATCCTGGATGTCATCACTGTGAGTGACCAGTTggtgtggggggcagggaggctgggTTCAAGGACATACCCAGTGGGCTGGGTTGGAGAGGTCACCTGGAGGGCCCCAATCCCTGACAGGTCCCTGAGGTTGTGGGTGGTCTGTCGAGAAGGGTTGGAGGGGGCAATGGGAAAGCTACAACCCCTGCCCTTGATTCTTCccattcccccacctcccagggtcACCAGCACCCCCAGCGGACGGTGTCTGCCCGGGCTGCCCGCGACTCCACAGTGCTGCGGCTGCCGGTGGAGGCCTTCTCCACcgtcttcaccaagtaccccgaGAGCCTGGTGCGCGTGGTGCAGGTCAGCGGCCTTTGACCTTCTTCCACCGACCCCAGGGGGGGCCGGGACTCCGCAGCCAGCAGGAGCTCAAGCTGTGCTTATCTGCCCAAACAGCCGCCTGGGGCCTCCTTGACTCCTCCCATTAGGCATCTCcgctcccccacccccgcccctaGGCTTCTGTCACGTGATTGTGGATGTCTCCCTGCTCCCTTCCTGTCCCTGCAGCCCCTTACTACTCCTGACCTTGACCTTCGCTCTGCCCCATCTCCTGTTTCCCTGCTTCCCATCCTGGCCTCTCACCCCCTTAACTGCTTTGTTTCAACTTTCACCGGGCTCACCCTTTGGTCCTTGGCGCCATCCATTGTGGCCACGCCCCTCAAAGCAGCCCCCTGTTCCCGCCTCCGCAGATCATCATGGTGAGGCTGCAGCGGGTCACCTTCCTGGCGCTTCACAACTACCTGGGCCTGACCAACGAGCTGTTCAGCCACGTGGGTTGCACAGGAGGCCCAGGGGGCTGGGCGGGTGGGGGTGTGCCCCGTGCCTCGGGAGACTCCGTGCCTCGGGAGACTCGCTGCGAGGGTGCTCTCTGCCCCCAGGAGATCCAGCCACTGCGCCTCTTCCCCATCCCCGGCCTCCCAGCCCGCACAAGCCCGGTGCGTGGTTCCAAGTCGGCGGCCAGCACCTCGGCTATCGAAGAGCCAAGGGAGACCCCTGGCCGGCCACCAGACCCCACCGGGGCCCCACTGCCTGGACCTGCAGGTAGCTGAGGTGACCCCTGCCTGGGCCTCTCCCCGCCTCTGCCTCCCAGTCTCTCTCTCCGTTCCTCAGAGACTCCTGCCTGCCCCTGCCCATTCCCCCAGGGACATCTGGCCCCAGCCCCTGAGAGCCATTGCAATAACTTTGCCTGGTCCTCCAGGCCTCGGGGGCTTGGACCCCTCCCAGACCCCTGTcagacccccccaccccaaactgAGGTCTCGGCTTGGCGCTCTGAGGGGTGGGTGCCTGAACACATGTCTTCCCCAGGGAACCCAGTGAAGCCTACGTCCCTGGAAGCCCCATCTGCCCCCCTGCTGAGTCGCTGCATCTCCATGCCAGTGGACATCTCAGGTTTGGGGCACCGGATAGAGAGGGGGCAGCAATCAAGCTTCTGGGTTTGAATGCAGGCCTGCCAATCTTGATTTTTCTCCCCTGTGAAATGGGAACCCTGGCAACACTTTCTCTCGTGGCTTTTTGTGGGTGCTCACGGAGATGGTGTTCTCCCAGCTGTGGCGGGGATTCCAAGGGAGAGTTTAGTGATTGATTAGTCATGTCTGCATGGATATGGCATTCAGCAGGGAGGTCAGCTGGGGCCACTCTCATCTTTATTGCTTTTATGGCCCCTTGCCCACCACAGGCTTGCAAGGTGTCCCCCGCTCAGACTTTGACATGGCATATGAACGGGGCCGAATCTCCGTGTCCCTTCAGGAAGAGGCCTCAGGGGGGCCCCAGGCAGTGCTGGCTCGGGTAAGGCCCTGCCTTCTCCCtacccctccctgtgccctcccaggCCACTGGCCGGTGGTGGACTCCCCTGAGGAGGAAGGTCAGGTAGGAGCACAGAGATCACAGGCCTTGCCCCATTCAGTCCCCCACTCAGGAACCCCGGGAGCAGCCAGCAGGTGCCTGTGAGTACACGGAAGCCAGCAACTTCTGTGAAGACGAGTCAGCCACCGGTGGCTGCCCCTTCGGGCCCTACCAGGGCCGCCAGACAAGCAGCATCTTTGAGGCAGCGAAGCGGGAGCTGGCCAAGCTGATGCGGATTGAGGTGGGTGGCTGAGGGGGCCTTGGGGATGGAACTGGGGGTCGGGAAGCCTGGCTGGGCAAGTCTcacctttcttcctccccaggaCCCTGCTCTCCTGAACAGCCGGGTCTTACTGCATCATGCCAAAGCTGGCACCATCATTGCCCGCCAGGGGGACCAGGTGAGACTGACCCCTGACCTCTAATCATGCAACTCTAACCCAAGACCTCTCTGATCTCTGACCCTTGCATTGTGACCCTATGTGTAGATATCTCAGTCTATGCTTTCCAACCCCTGACCCTCAGAACCTCTTACTCTGACCCTCAGCCCTCCTGCCCCATGTCCTTCGGACCTATTGACCTTTCACCTACAATCCCTGAGCCTTTTACCTTAGGGCCCCAACCCCTAGATCTCTCTTCCCTGCCCTGGCCTTTCATGCAACTTCTGTTTTCTGGCCTTTCAGTCCAGCTCTATGCTCGGAAGCTCTTTGTCGACTCCAGTCCTGGGTCCCTTCCAGGATGGGAGCTCGGTAGATGTGTGCAGATCAGAATCTGGACGTGAGGCCGCGAACCAGCCCCAGGAGCTGGCTTTCGCTGCCTTCCAGCAGCACCCAGAAGGGACAGCAAATTGTATCCCAGTTCCCTACATTCTCCAAATGGGAAGCTGAGACCTACTCATGGTCTCGTAGTCCAGAAGCACAGGGGAGGGTTCTGGACAGAGGGGGCCGAAGTTGAAGTGCAGACACTGCCCTGAcaccctgtgtgaccttggctgaATCATCCAGAAAgttctcagctttctcatctagGGAATGGAGGTGCTAACAGTTGACTAGGATTGTTGCGAGGATTAACGTGGAGATGGCTCTGAGCTGCCTAGGGTTTACAAGGATGACCAGCCCTGGGCTGGAACAGGGGTTGGCGTGGGGGTGGCTTTCCTGTTATCTGGCTGGGATATCATTCTGTCATTTGACCAGTGGATTCAACTATCACTTCAAAAGGGTGCACTCTTTTCTGCAGAGGAAGTTGGGTGGAGCTTCTGCCAGCTGTTTGTGGTATTTGGGGGACAGGCAGGTTGAGGCAGTGTGGTCACACCATGGCTTTTGCAGGGGGCCCCTGGATCCTTACTTATTTGGGAAACTTGGGCTCAGCCCAGCCGCCCAGCCTGCTAATGGGCCAAGCAGATCTGCAGCTACTTGAGGCTCCTTGGGCCCTCAGGACTTTGTTAGGGACATTACTTTGCTATGCCTTCTTTTGAAATTTAACACCAGTGGTTTTCAACAGGGGGCACTTTTGCCCCCCTCCCCAGGGGACATGTGGCAAAGCAGAGACTTTTATTGATTTGCAGGGTTGCTACTTagtgagcagaggccagagatgcaAGAATGCACAGGATAGCCCCTGCCGCAAAGAATTACCTAGTTCAcaatgtcagtagtgccaaggtTGGGAAACTCTGCTTTATACAAATATTTCCCAAAGTGTGTTTCATGGAACACCTTTATCACAATGGTCAAATAGGTTTGGGTACTGCTGTTTGTTTTATCCCTTCATGAAAGCTTTTAGTGAGTATTATGAGTGTATTCAAGGCTCTTGAGAAGTCCTGCAGTGAACAAGCATGCTTCCCAATATGACGAGTGTCACCCTAATATTAGTAACTCCCACTTATATTCTAAACAATGGTCTGGAAATTCTGTCTTGGAAACTTCCAGCATGCGTATCTGTCTCCTGGGGCCCCTTCTCAGGGGGTCCCCGCAGTGTTCCGGTGCTCACTGAGGCTTTGTGGGGTACCAGACGGGTTTATGGGTTGCATGAGGAAGGAGTCTGTCTCTGGGAAGTTTCAGTTTCTCATTCATAAAAACATGGAACAGATGGGTGTCTGGCTGGGCAGGCCAACCCTAGAGGAGAGGGGCACGCACATATACTGAGTTTGCTGGGTCCCCTGTGCTGCCTGCCCCAGAGGCAGGAAACACCTATGGCGTCCCTGCCCTGGGGAAACCCACAGTTCTGACAAATGTTACACTCAGAGGATTACACAAATTCTTGTAAAATCGTTATGTGCTCAGTGCTTACATGTAAGATGTTCTCAGCTCTACAAAATCTGTCTTAGGCAGGGCAGCGCCTCTGCAGAAGTGGCCTCCAGCTGAGGAGGAAAGGTGGGGAAGGATTGACCAATTGGTgcaagggggaggaaagagctttctAGGAAATAGCTTGTGCAAATATCCTGTGGTGAGAAGAGAGGTTGATCTCTAGGAAACAAAAGAAGTCGACAGGGATGGGGTGGCACAAGGGAGCCAGGGGCAAAggggatttttaaatatttctcagtgGTAGTTTTATAGAGATGCAATTCACATACAATGCAATTCACCCAGGagagtacaattcagtggtttttttgTACATTCACAgaattgtacaaccatcaccactatcgaTTTTAGAACACTTTCATGACCTCATGAAGAAATCTCATATCCTTTAGTTATCAACCTCCTACTTCTGAGCTGAGCAGCACATATATCTATATTCCTGTTAAGCCCCCAAGGCAGACATTATTAATGGATCACCATCCCCAACAGCCTTAAGCAATTCCTAATCTTGTGTTCCTATAGATTTGCCTGTCCTAGACactacatataaatggaatcacatgcTCTGTCCCTTTGCCCCTGGCCTCTCTCACTGAGCATGAGGTTTTCCAGCTACATCAGTGTTGGTGCATCACTCCTTTTTGACTGAATAATTGGTTGTATCTGTCTACCACATTCATCACTTGATGGACAGTTGAGtgatttccaccttttggctattaggTGTAATGCTGCTCTGAATGTTCTTGTACAAATTTTTATGGGATGTATGTTTCCATTTGTGTTGGGTATATATATCCAGGAGTTAAATCCTGGGTCACAGGCAACTGTGTCTTTCACTCTGCAGACTGTTTTGGGCTGTAGCCAGACTCTTTTCTGAAGCGGCTGCACCGTTCCATTCCCACTTGCAGTGTGTGAGCCTTCCAATTTATCTGTGTCCCATCCAACACTTTCTAATTCTAGACATCTTAGTACATATGACATggcatctcattatggttttgatttgcatttccctaatgactaatgattttgagcattttttcacgTGCCTATTGGCCTTTCGtaaatcttctttggagaagtgtctgttgagagcttttgtgctctttttgaattgtctttttattactgagttgtaagaatCATATATTCTGTATACAAGACTCATAGCAGAtgcatgatttgcaaatattttcacccatTCTATGTGTCgtcttttcaaacatttttagttttgattaagtccaatttatctacttTCTTTTGCTCTTCATGTTATGATGTCATATCCAAGACTCCATTGCCAAATTCAAGATCATGAAGACTGGCGTCTCTATTTTCTTACAACAATTGTATTGTTTTAGCTCCTACCatggctttgatccattttgacatAGTATAAGGTAAGGgccatgtggctgtccagttgcCCAATACAAGCAAAGACAATTTAAGCTCAGCCTCGGCCCAGTGTAGCCAGCCATTGCAGCTTCTTGCTGGCTATGTTGAAAAGAATTCATGGGCTTCTGCATGAGCTCAGTTTGGTGATCCATTAGCAATGTCTGCCCCAGGTGCCGAATAGTAATATAAACATGCTGCTCAGCTCAGAGCAATCCAAAGCCTTCACTGCCTCCCCTAACTTGTCCTTAACCTTTCCTATGGAGGATATTGATCTGAGTTGGGGATAGGAGTGTTGCCCCTGTGCCCAGCTCCTGGCCCCTGTCCCACAGGACGTTAGCCTGCACTTTGTGCTCTGGGGCTGCCTGCATGTCTACCAGCGCATGATTGACAAGGCTGAGGACGTGTGCCTGTTCGTGGCCCAGCCTGGGGAGCTGGTGGGACAGCTGGCAGTGCTCACTGGAGAGCCCCTCATCTTCACCCTACGAGCCCAGCGCGACTGCACTTTCCTGCGGATCTCCAAGTCGGACTTTTATGAGTATGGCAGGGCCCATTGTTGGGTGGGAGGGGCACTGGAGGGTCATAAGCCAACTCTTCTGCCCAGGGAAAGGTTATCCCTCTGCAAGCCCAGACGCCTTTCTGGGGCAGATTTAAGCCCTTCCAGCCCCACTTACTGCCCTCCAGGCTCTCACCTGCTGTCTCCACTCCCTAAGAGCTATTTCGGGCCACGCCCAGTACATGATTCCCCTACAGGATTATGCGCGCACAGCCTAGTGTGGTATTGAGTGCCGCGCACACAGTGGCAGCAAGGATGTCGCCCTTCGTGCGCCAGATGGACTTCGCAATCGACTGGACTGCGGTGGAGGCGGGACGCGCGCTGTACAGGTGCAGCCCTCGCCTCCAACTTGCCATTTAGGCCCTGCCTAGGCCCAGGCCCTGACCCTTCTgacccaccccacaccccaggcaGGGTGACCGCTCAGACTGCACCTACATCGTGCTGAATGGGCGGCTCCGTAGTGTCATCCAGCGAGGCAATGGCAAAAAGGAGCTGGTGGGCGAGTACGGCCGTGGAGATCTCATCGGGGTGGTAAGCAACGCCCCACTTGTGTCCTCTGATCTCCCCCAAGGCCATTTTCCCCGCTCCTCCCAACAAACACATTCCCGGTCATCAGATGATGCGGAGGCCCCGACTTCTGACCTCGCCCATCCACTTTCCCCAGATCCTTTCGTAGGGCCGGGATCAGGGGCAAGCTCATTGCGTAGTGAGTCTGATCTGACTCTGCCCCCAGACCTTTCTTCATCAGTGGAGGAGACCCCCGCCTGGGGTGGATGCCTGTCCTCTCCCACTCCACAGAACCCTAGTGGGTAGTGAAGCTTTGGTTTTCGCCATCTCCCTCTTGGAGACTGGGTACCGCTGCTTCTCTGCACCCATGGTCAACCTCCCACTTATCTTTCCGGGGCCTCCTCGCTCAAGCAGCCCTAGTCATACACATGGGCCCCCAGGTGGAGGCGCTGACACGGCAGCCACGCGCTACAACAGTGCACGCTGTGCGTGACACAGAGCTGGCCAAACTCCCCGAGGGCACCCTGGGCCACATCAAACGCCGATACCCGCAGGTACTGCTGGACGCGTCCTGGGCTGGCCTCACAGGGGCGGGGCGCCAGGGGGTGGAACCATAGGAAGGAGGCGAAGCCGCCCGCCCACTGAGTGCGGGGCTTTGGGGACCAGGACCCAGTAAGAGGAGGGAAAGTGGGACTCGCACAGTTGCTGCTGTAGTCTCACTGGACCGCCGGTCCCCAACGCCCCAGGTTGTGACCCGCCTCATCCATCTCCTGAGCCAGAAAATCTTGGGGAATTTGCAGCAGCTGCAAGGACCCTTTCCAGGTGATAACAGGCCGCCCCTGGGAATGCTGGGAGATGTAGTCCTATCGAGAACACCGCGGGAGATGGAACCCCAAACCCACAGCATGGTGGGGAACAGTCCCGCTTGTAAACCACGCTCTGGGCGGGCCTTGGGGCCGGAAGTGGAATCCGGGTCTCGGTGTATGCTGGTGGATAGAGTTCGGATTCCTAGGCATGCCGTGAAGCAGTCGGAGACTCAGGTGTGCTAGTTAGTGGTATCCAAAGTCTCAGTCGAGCTGAGGGGCGGAGTCTTTAGGGGTGAGCTTGGTTCTGGGTGTCAGGGCCTTCTTGGGGGGATGGAGTCCacttcccaaacactgaaaaaGGAAGTTCCTTTTTCAGACCAGAGTATGCTGGGAAATGGAGTTCATGAGCCGGTGTTTGGTACCTAGGGCATGTTGGGAAGTGCCTTCTGAAGTTGCCGGCATGCTGGGAGATGTGGTTTTCTGTCCAGCACCTGCTGGAAGATGTAGCTTTGCAGAGTTAGGTACACTGGGGAGTAAGGGCGGGAGGTTCTATGTTACGGCGACCCGACCCTGGGCCAGCTCTGCTACCTCCATATCCCTTTTCCCCCAGGGGCTTCTGCCTTCACCCCACCATATGAATCCCTGGGGTGGTGGCCAGGGTGACCCGTGGCCAAGAACCACCCCCACGCCCAGGACCTTAGCCCGGAGAGGGAAGGTTTTTCTGAACTGAGACGAGACAGATGGCATGGGACCAGGCATTGAGGAGAACTGCCAAAGCCCTGCACGCAGGGTTTAGTGGTTTTGAAACACCTCGAGGAGGAAAATGAGCAAGGAGGAGAAACAGGGGAGGGGACAGGTCAGTAAGAGTAGGGGAAGGACATGTGGGCTTGTGCGGACTGTTAGGGGATGCggctggaggggaggaggcagtgAGAGGCCCGGGCAAGAGACAGAGGGTAAGGGCCTAGGGTAGAGTGTCAGTGGAGAACCTGGGAAGCCGTATATAGACCCAAAGTGTGTGGGTTTCTGTCTAGCTTTGTGTTCAAATCCTTTCAGTGAACGGGGCACCAAAGCCAGAAAGGTGTAGGAGCATGGATCCATCCCTGCAGACACGGTGGAGAATCGGAACAGTTGTGGGGTTGTGTAACAGACCCCGTTGAGGAGATTAAGGCCAAAACTGAGGGCTCCACTGGCCAGATCCAACCAAAACGGGACATGGATGTGGCTGTGGGTTCAGGATGGGGACCATGATTTCTGCTATGGCTTTGTTTGCCTCTGCTGGAGGATGCCTCTGCCTTGCAGGGGTTTCTCAGAAGGAGGTGGTAGGTCTCTCCAGACATAGCACTGCACAGCATATCTCCTCCATTGGGGTCTCAGCAGGCTCGGGGCTAGGCGTCCCCCCTCACTCGGAGCTCACCAACCCAGCCAGCAACCTGGCAACAGTGGCGGTCCTGCCCGTGTGTGCTGAGGTGCCCATGGTGGCCTTCACTCTGGAGCTGCAGCACGCTCTGCAAGCCATTGGTCAGTCGGGGACGGGGGCGGTGCATGAGAGCAGGCCATTGGTCTGGGGAGGACCCAATGGATGTGGGCGGGGCACTCGCCAATAAGTAGAGATGCCtgcgtggggggtgggggtgggagtcatTGTTTTGTGGCAGACGCCCCCAGCTCCGTGGACCTGGGCTCCTGACCCCCTTCCTTCCCCATCCCCAGGTCCCACGCTCCTCCTCAACAGTGACATCATCCGGGCCCGCCTGGGGGCCTCTGCCCTGGACAGGTGTGTGTTGGGGTGTGGAGTGGAGGGAGATGGTGAGAGAGAAGCTTCAAGCCTAGTATTCTTTCAGTTCTGACTGAGTTCTAGGCTGTGACCTGAGGAGCATGTGCCCCCATCCACCTAGTCAGTTGGGAGACAAGGGGGTGaacctgccccaggagcacacagGCACAATATGGGGGCCTGGGTGTCTAGGGCCCCTTCCCCCCAGCAGTAGAGCTACATGGTTTCTGGGCAGCATGGGACCCTTGACCAACCCCAGAATAACAGTTGCGCTCCCCCGCCCCAGCATCCAAGAGTTCCGTCTGTCAGGGTGGCTGGCCCAGCAGGAGGATGCGCACCGCATCGTGCTCTACCAGACGGATGCTTCGCTGACGCCCTGGACGGTGCGCTGCCTGCGCCAGGCTGACTGCATCCTCATCGTGGGCCTGGGCGACCAGGAGCCCACCCTCGGCCAGGTCCGGGGACCTTGCACGGTGGCCTTCGCCGACCTCACCCCATGCCCGGCCCTCCTGTGCTAGCGCAGGACCACACGCAGCCTCACCGTGGGGCTAGGTGACCGGGGGACCCCAGCTCGGCCccgtgtggggggaggggaggacacCGGTGATTGGTGACTTGTCCTCCCACCCCCTGCAGCTGGAGCAGATGCTGGAGAACACTGCGGTGCGCGCCCTCAAGCAGCTGGTCCTGCTGCACCGCGAGGAGGGCGCGGGCCCCACGCGCACGGTGGAGTGGCTCAACATGCGCAGCTGGTGCTCGGGGCACCTGCACCTGCGCTGTCCGCGCCGCCTGTTCTCACGCCGCAGCCCCGCCAAGCTGGTGAGCCTGCGCCTGGAGCTGGGCGATCCGGGAACTGCACTTCTCCAGACCTTCAGGGCGTGGCTTAGAGGCCTGCGAGGCTGGGGCGGTGCCAGGGAGGCCCGGATGTCATCTCCTGCACCCCAGTTCTCATAGATCGTGTCTCTCTTCTCCCCCTACCCCCCATCCCAGCATGAGCTCTACGAGAAGGTTTTCTCAAGGCAGGCAGACCGGCACAGTGACTTCTCTCGCCTGGCGCGGGTGCTCACAGGCAACACCATCGCCCTGGTgctgggcgggggcggggccaggTGAGGGGTGGGCCAGCGCGGGGGCGGGACTTGCGTCCTGGGAGCCACTCCACGGGGACTGGCACTATCCTTGCCTGCGGGGGAGACGGGCTTTGGGGTTCCCCAGCGGGTCCCTGGGTCTGCTTTTCCTCACAGGGGCTGCTCACACATTGGAGTGCTGAAGGCTTTAGAGGAGGCGGGGGTCCCTGTCGACCTGGTGGGTGGCACATCCATTGGCTCCTTCATTGGGGCGCTGTACGCCGAGGAGCGAAGCGCCAGCCGCACCAAGCAGCGGGCCCGGGAGTGGGCTAAGGTGTGTGCTGGGGGCAGAGATTCCCCCCAATCCAGGAGCACCCTGAAACCTGATCCCAGAGGGGCTTCTGGGCTTCTGACCTTTTCCTGAGCTCCACCTGGACCTGCCTAGAGATACTTCCAGCATCTTGCGTGACCTCCTAGTGGGTGACCCTAGTCCCTAAGTCCCAGGACCCCTGAAAACCTCCTTGTTAGTGACCCCAAGTGACTCCTGTTTGACTCCCGGCCCTTTACTCCTAGAGCATGACTTCGGTGCTGGAGCCTGTGCTGGACCTCACGTACCCTGTCACCTCCATGTTCACGGGGTCGGCCTTCAACCGCAGCATCCACCGTGTCTTCCAGGACAAGCAGATTGAGGTGAGCACCGCTGCCCGCCCCGCCCCCAACCCTGCTCATGGGAGCCCCTGCTCCGCCCCGTTCTGATCCCTGTCTCTGTAGGACCTGTGGCTGCCGTACTTCAACGTGACCACAGACATCACTGCCTCGGCCATGCGTGTCCACAAAGATGGTGGGTGCCCCCGCCGGCCCCATAGCCCCTGTGGCCGCATGGGGatggggtgcagggagggcaaCCAAGTGTCTGGGGCATTAACATGAGTGACCATCACCTTGGCCTGATTGCGGAACACTAACCATCACCCACTAATGCCCCAGAGCCCCAGGTACGTGTGTCCtctggggtggggagctgggagtCTAGTCGGGCACCTCACCCCCTCACGCCATCCCTGCAGGCTGTGTGTGGCGCTACGTCCGGGCCAGTGCCTCCTACTGTCCCTACCTGCCCCCACTCTGCGACCCCAAGGATGGGCACCCGCTGGTGGATGGGTGCTATGTCAACAACGTGCCAGGTCAGCGAGCCCACTGGGCTGGCCGGGCCTCTGAGCATGTCTGAGTGTGTCTGTgcgtgtctgtgtctgtgtgtcctgcCGGGCAGGCTCCCTGTGGCGGTACGTGCGTGCCAGCATGACGCTCTCGGGCTACCTGCCCCCACTCTGCGACCCAAAGGACGGGCATCTCCTCATGGATGGCGGCTACATCAACAACCTGCCAGGCAAGTGACTGCCTGCCCGCTCGTGCACACGAGAGCAGGAGCGTCCATGCGCAGACACACCTGTGCAGGGCTAGGAATGCCTATGCAGTCAAGCAGGTGTACGTGTATGCCTGGGGACAGGAGTGTGTGGAGTTGAAAAGCATGTGCATGCTGTATCAGACAGAAGtggacacacgcacacacagatatgcatgcacacacagagaTACATGGAGATGGGACACTGTTATGCATGCACACCAGCTGCCACGTACTCACGTGTGCTTGCAGAGACTCATGTAGCAGGTATTCACTCATGCTCTGGACAGATGTACATGTTTAGGTACACGTGTTGATGAAATAGGACATGTCTTTGCCTGCTGATCCATCCACACTCACACTGCCTCTCCCTTGAACATGCGTGCATGCACACGCATGCAGACAGGAAGGGCGCCTGCATGACCAAGTTTAGCCATCTTTGTGCCTGCTGACATGTgcaggggagaggcaggtgggTGTGCAACTTAAAACTTCACATTCCCAGCAGCTCACACACACAAGGAGATGTATATGCTGGCTGCACATGCACTCGCAATCCTGTAGGTCAAGAATCAGCAAACCATGCCCgacaggccaaatctggccccttgcctaattttttaaaataaagttttattgtct contains the following coding sequences:
- the PNPLA6 gene encoding patatin-like phospholipase domain-containing protein 6 isoform X6, whose translation is MEAPLQTGMVLGVMIGAGVAVVTAVLILLLARRLRVPKTPAPDGPRYRFRKRDKVLFYGRKIMRKVSQSTSSLVDASVSTTSRPRMKKKLKMLNIAKKILRIQKEAPTLQRKEPPPSVLEADLTEGDLANSHLPSEVLYMLKNVRVLGHFEKPLFLELCRHMVFQRLSQGDYVLRPGQPDASIYVVQEGLLELCLPGPDGKECVVKEVVPGDSVNSLLSILDVITGHQHPQRTVSARAARDSTVLRLPVEAFSTVFTKYPESLVRVVQIIMVRLQRVTFLALHNYLGLTNELFSHEIQPLRLFPIPGLPARTSPVRGSKSAASTSAIEEPRETPGRPPDPTGAPLPGPAGNPVKPTSLEAPSAPLLSRCISMPVDISGLQGVPRSDFDMAYERGRISVSLQEEASGGPQAVLARSPTQEPREQPAGACEYTEASNFCEDESATGGCPFGPYQGRQTSSIFEAAKRELAKLMRIEDPALLNSRVLLHHAKAGTIIARQGDQDVSLHFVLWGCLHVYQRMIDKAEDVCLFVAQPGELVGQLAVLTGEPLIFTLRAQRDCTFLRISKSDFYEIMRAQPSVVLSAAHTVAARMSPFVRQMDFAIDWTAVEAGRALYRQGDRSDCTYIVLNGRLRSVIQRGNGKKELVGEYGRGDLIGVVEALTRQPRATTVHAVRDTELAKLPEGTLGHIKRRYPQVVTRLIHLLSQKILGNLQQLQGPFPAGSGLGVPPHSELTNPASNLATVAVLPVCAEVPMVAFTLELQHALQAIGPTLLLNSDIIRARLGASALDSIQEFRLSGWLAQQEDAHRIVLYQTDASLTPWTVRCLRQADCILIVGLGDQEPTLGQLEQMLENTAVRALKQLVLLHREEGAGPTRTVEWLNMRSWCSGHLHLRCPRRLFSRRSPAKLHELYEKVFSRQADRHSDFSRLARVLTGNTIALVLGGGGARGCSHIGVLKALEEAGVPVDLVGGTSIGSFIGALYAEERSASRTKQRAREWAKSMTSVLEPVLDLTYPVTSMFTGSAFNRSIHRVFQDKQIEDLWLPYFNVTTDITASAMRVHKDGSLWRYVRASMTLSGYLPPLCDPKDGHLLMDGGYINNLPADIARSMGAKTVIAIDVGSQDETDLSTYGDSLSGWWLLWKRLNPWADKIKVPDMAEIQSRLAYVSCVRQLEVVKSSSYCEYLRPPIDCFKTMDFGKFDQIYDVGYQYGKAVFGGWSRGDIIEKMLTDRRSADLNESRRADVLAFPSSGFTDLAEIVSRIEPPKSYVSDGCADGEESDCLTEYEEDMGPDCSRDEGGSPEGASPSTASEMEEEKSVLRHRRCLPQDPPSSAADA